A genomic segment from Fibrobacter sp. UWH6 encodes:
- a CDS encoding prepilin-type N-terminal cleavage/methylation domain-containing protein, whose translation MKKGFTLIEIMVVVVVMGILAAVGVPKIFGQIENAKIAVDIQSLSAVNTAVVHATLDDGFQQAFDKTISNDERVMRMRISWAIANQNSDKAQLHKLVVEAIKANAGSNYIELGSKTSYSDGNVAAVYQSNSLRKKQLDMMVLIVENSGHFNIVTFPTTSAGKDPIVYMYTYRGRPVAAGDVPKDGEAWGNQKKKVTFKYIPLED comes from the coding sequence ATGAAGAAAGGTTTTACTCTAATTGAAATTATGGTGGTTGTAGTTGTTATGGGAATCCTTGCCGCCGTGGGAGTGCCAAAGATTTTCGGTCAGATCGAAAATGCCAAAATCGCTGTTGATATTCAATCATTGAGCGCCGTCAATACCGCAGTCGTTCACGCAACCCTTGACGATGGTTTTCAACAAGCATTTGACAAAACCATAAGCAACGACGAACGTGTCATGCGCATGAGAATTTCCTGGGCTATAGCAAACCAAAACAGCGACAAAGCTCAACTTCATAAACTTGTCGTTGAAGCAATTAAAGCAAATGCAGGCAGCAACTACATCGAATTAGGGAGCAAGACATCCTATTCCGACGGCAACGTTGCAGCCGTTTATCAAAGTAACTCGCTGAGAAAGAAGCAATTAGACATGATGGTCCTCATTGTAGAAAATAGCGGACACTTCAATATTGTCACGTTCCCCACAACTAGCGCAGGTAAAGATCCCATCGTCTATATGTATACTTATAGAGGTAGGCCTGTTGCCGCCGGGGACGTTCCCAAAGATGGCGAAGCCTGGGGAAACCAGAAAAAGAAGGTTACCTTCAAATACATCCCTCTAGAAGACTAA